The following coding sequences are from one Lycium ferocissimum isolate CSIRO_LF1 chromosome 3, AGI_CSIRO_Lferr_CH_V1, whole genome shotgun sequence window:
- the LOC132049518 gene encoding syntaxin-71-like: protein MSVIDILTRVDTICKKYDKYDIDKQKDSNISGDDAFARLYSSVESDIESALQKAETAANEKNRASVVAINAEIRRTKAKLLEEVPKLQRLAVKKVKGLSGEELAARNDLVLALPDRINSIPDGSAAPPKQSGGWRASGSRTEIKFDSDGQFDNEYFQQTEESSQFRGEYEMRKMRQDQGLEVIGEGLETLKNMAGDMNEELDRQVPLMDEIDTKVDRATSDLKNTNVRLKHTVNQLRSSRNFCIDIILLCIILGIAAYLYNVLKK, encoded by the exons ATGAGTGTAATAGATATACTGACACGTGTAGACACAATATGTAAGAAATACGACAAGTACGACATCGACAAACAAAAAGATTCCAACATCTCCGGCGACGACGCTTTTGCTCGTCTCTACTCTTCAGTTGAATCCGACATCGAATCTGCTCTTCAG AAAGCGGAAACAGCAGCTAATGAGAAGAATAGAGCATCTGTTGTGGCGATCAATGCGGAGATTAGGAGAACTAAAGCTAAGTTACTTGAGGAAGTTCCGAAATTGCAGAGATTGGCTGTGAAgaag GTCAAAGGTCTTTCGGGTGAAGAACTTGCTGCCCGTAATGATTTGGTTCTTGCACTGCCAGATAGAATAAATTCCATACCAGATGGCTCTGCAGCTCCACCCAAGCAATCTGGGGGATggagagcttcaggttctcgCACGGAAATTAAATTTGATTCAG ATGGACAATTTGACAACGAATATTTTCAACAAACCGAAGAGTCAAGTCAATTCAGGGGAGAGTATGAAATGCGGAAAATGAGACAG GACCAAGGTTTGGAGGTCATAGGCGAAGGCTTGGAAACTTTGAAAAACATGGCCGGCGATATGAACGAG GAGTTGGATAGACAAGTTCCTCTGATGGATGAGATTGACACAAAG GTGGACAGGGCAACCTCGGACTTGAAGAATACCAACGTTAGGCTTAAGCATACTGTTAACCAG CTGAGATCTAGTCGCAACTTTTGCATCGACATCATTTTGTTGTGCATTATTCTTGGAATTGCAGCCTATTTGTACAA TGTCTTGAAGAAGTAA
- the LOC132050892 gene encoding peroxidase 21-like translates to MASNNQHFGPSSSFMISLLLVLLLHIHYAKSDLQLNYYSESCPRAEEIIKEQVNKLYHKHGNTAVSWIRNLFHDCMVKSCDASILLDTTKEQKSEKTSQRNFGMRNFKYLETIKEALENECPNTVSCADIVALSARDGIVMLGGPQIEVKTGRRDSKDSYLAEAENFIPNHNDSMSLVLSRFQSIGVDTQGTVALLGAHTVGRVHCVNIVHRLYPNVDPTLDPDFANYLKTRCPNPQPDPKAVEYAKNDHVTPMVWDNLYYKNIMSNKGLLIVDQQLVSDSTTYPFVEKFAANNSYFNDQFANALIILSENNPLIGDQGEIRKVCRHVNK, encoded by the exons ATGGCCAGCAACAACCAACATTTTGGCCCCTCCTCAAGTTTCATGATCAGTCTATTATTAGTGTTACTCCTCCACATTcattatg CGAAAAGTGATCTCCAGTTGAATTACTACTCAGAGAGTTGCCCAAGAGCTGAAGAAATCATCAAAGAACAAGTTAACAAGTTGTATCACAAGCATGGAAATACTGCAGTTTCTTGGATCAGAAATCTCTTCCATGATTGCATGGTTAAG TCATGTGATGCATCAATACTGTTGGACACAACAAAGGAACAAAAATCAGAGAAGACATCTCAAAGGAACTTTGGGATGAGAAATTTCAAGTATCTAGAGACTATCAAAGAGGCCCTTGAGAATGAATGTCCCAACACTGTTTCTTGTGCTGATATTGTTGCTCTTTCTGCTAGGGATGGTATTGTCATG TTAGGAGGGCCACAGATTGAAGTGAAAACTGGCAGGAGGGACAGCAAAGACAGCTACTTAGCAGAAGCTGAGAATTTTATTCCTAATCACAATGATTCTATGTCATTAGTTCTTTCCCGTTTTCAGTCTATTGGTGTTGATACTCAAGGAACTGTTGCTCTACTTG GGGCGCACACAGTAGGACGAGTTCATTGTGTAAACATAGTACACAGACTTTACCCAAATGTTGATCCAACGTTAGACCCGGACTTTGCCAATTACCTCAAGACCCGATGCCCAAATCCACAACCCGACCCGAAAGCAGTTGAATACGCCAAAAACGACCATGTAACTCCAATGGTATGGGACAATTTATACTACAAGAACATTATGAGCAACAAAGGGCTGTTAATTGTGGACCAGCAGTTGGTTTCTGATTCAACTACTTATccttttgtggagaaatttgctgcTAATAATTCCTATTTTAATGACCAGTTTGCTAACGCTCTGATTATCTTGTCGGAAAATAATCCGCTTATTGGTGATCAAGGGGAGATAAGAAAAGTCTGTCGCCATGTCAACAAGTGA
- the LOC132049519 gene encoding protein FAR1-RELATED SEQUENCE 7-like: MSREDIANTMTIKPKPTIPKNNHNIDVNEEDDSKLEPNIGLEFNTPEEAQEFYNLYATKIGFKIRIGQLYRSRIDGSVVSRRYVCSKEGFQTTSRTGCPAFIRVQRIDSGKWVLANIKKEHNHELEQSGEICTSRIQRKIAPTPKILKSCIVSTRKGLRSIDEDGPSGVLDFKRLKRENNDGENRGEEPYKGLEFVTAGEAYEFYHTYAANTGFKVRIGQLFRSKNDGSITSRRFVCSKEGHQHPSRVGCGAFMRIQRRETGRWLVDRCQNEHNHELGPPSDASERASKGFKEEASNGLENMDLVELNGGLSLVTRSRESEIGSDWYNELFDYFQARQAEDMGFFYAVEMHNGRAMSVFWADARSRFACTQFGDAIVLDTTYRKGSYSLPLASFIGINHHRQPVLLGCALIAEESEESFTWVFQAWLRAMSGRRPVSIVADQDRAIQHSIAQVFPGAHHRFSAWQVVAKELENIGELLSMNPEFKYEYETCIFQSQTANEFEAAWNVLINKYNLRENTWLKEMYRMRKSWVPLYIRGAFFAGIPMDGSLKSYFGTILTSQTPLSEFLIRYEKALEQRREEERKEDFNSFNLQAVLHTKDPIEDQCRRLYTITMFKVFQKELLECYSYVGIKINVEGAISRYLVQKCGNGDERNTIAFNASNLNVSCSCKMFEFEGVLCRHALKVFQIMNIRELPSRYILHRWTKDAKYGILRDVDSGGATQDYKALMLWSLREEAKNYIEAGTASLERYKLAFEIMQEGRRNLCWQN, translated from the coding sequence ATGAGTAGAGAAGACATAGCCAATACAATGACaataaaaccaaaaccaactatCCCAAAAAACAACCACAACATAGATgttaatgaagaagatgattcAAAACTTGAACCAAACATTGGGTTAGAATTCAATACCCCTGAAGAAGCACAAGAGTTTTACAATCTCTATGCAACAAAAATTGGATTCAAAATCCGTATTGGTCAACTCTACAGGTCAAGAATTGATGGTTCCGTTGTTTCAAGAAGATATGTTTGTTCAAAAGAAGGGTTTCAAACTACTTCAAGAACGGGTTGTCCGGCTTTTATAAGAGTTCAACGTATCGATTCTGGTAAATGGGTTCTTGCTAATATCAAGAAAGAACATAATCATGAACTTGAACAATCAGGTGAGATTTGTACATCAagaattcaaagaaaaattgccccaaccccaaaaattttaaagTCTTGTATTGTATCAACTAGGAAAGGACTTAGGTCAATTGATGAAGATGGACCATCTGGGGTTCTTGATTTTAAGAGGCTTAAAAGGGAAAACAATGATGGGGAAAATAGAGGCGAAGAACCTTATAAAGGGTTGGAATTTGTTACTGCTGGTGAAGCTTATGAGTTTTATCATACTTATGCTGCGAATACAGGGTTTAAAGTTAGGATTGGTCAGTTATTTAGGTCTAAAAATGATGGGTCGATTACCTCGAGGAGATTTGTTTGCTCGAAAGAAGGGCATCAGCATCCGTCGAGAGTGGGTTGTGGGGCGTTTATGAGGATACAAAGACGAGAAACGGGGAGGTGGTTGGTTGATCGTTGTCAAAATGAACATAACCATGAACTTGGACCTCCCAGTGATGCTAGTGAGAGAGCTTCGAAAGGATTTAAAGAAGAAGCAAGTAATGGATTGGAGAATATGGATTTAGTTGAATTGAATGGAGGGCTTAGCCTTGTTACTAGAAGTAGAGAGAGTGAAATTGGGAGTGATTGGTACAATGAGCTTTTCGACTATTTTCAAGCTCGGCAAGCAGAAGATATGGGATTTTTCTATGCGGTGGAAATGCATAACGGTAGAGCCATGAGTGTATTCTGGGCTGATGCCCGGTCTAGATTTGCGTGTACTCAGTTTGGGGATGCAATTGTTTTAGACACAACCTATAGAAAGGGTAGTTACTCATTGCCACTTGCTTCATTCATTGGGATAAATCACCACAGGCAACCGGTACTTCTTGGTTGTGCCTTAATTGCTGAAGAGTCCGAAGAGTCATTTACTTGGGTGTTTCAAGCATGGCTGCGGGCAATGTCAGGGCGTCGACCTGTCTCTATAGTCGCTGATCAAGACAGGGCCATTCAACATTCGATTGCTCAAGTTTTCCCGGGAGCACATCATCGTTTTTCTGCATGGCAAGTTGTGGCTAAGGAGCTGGAAAACATTGGTGAATTACTCTCGATGAATCCTGAATTTAAGTATGAGTACGAAACTTGCATTTTCCAGAGCCAGACAGCTAATGAGTTTGAAGCAGCATGGAATGTTCTTATTAACAAATATAATTTGAGAGAGAACACATGGTTAAAGGAGATGTATAGGATGCGCAAGAGTTGGGTGCCATTATACATTAGGGGCGCATTCTTTGCTGGCATTCCAATGGACGGAAGCTTGAAATCATATTTTGGCACCATATTGACATCTCAAACACCACTTAGTGAATTCCTTATACGGTATGAAAAAGCCCTTGAGCAACGTCGTgaagaggaaagaaaagaggatTTTAACTCATTCAATTTGCAAGCAGTTCTGCATACGAAGGACCCTATAGAAGACCAGTGTAGAAGGCTTTACACTATTACCATGTTCAAAGTGTTTCAGAAAGAGCTTTTGGAGTGCTATAGCTATGTTGGAATTAAGATAAATGTTGAAGGTGCTATTAGTAGGTATCTGGTGCAGAAGTGTGGGAATGGAGATGAGAGGAACACAATTGCCTTTAATGCCTCAAATCTTAATGTCAGTTGCAGTTGTAAAATGTTTGAGTTTGAAGGTGTACTGTGTAGACATGCCTTGAAAGTATTCCAGATAATGAACATAAGGGAGCTTCCATCTCGTTATATCTTACATCGTTGGACAAAGGATGCAAAATATGGTATACTACGGGATGTCGATTCAGGGGGTGCTACTCAAGATTATAAGGCATTGATGTTGTGGAGCTTAAGAGAAGAAGCAAAGAATTACATTGAGGCAGGAACAGCATCTTTAGAAAGATATAAACTTGCATTTGAGATCATGCAGGAGGGTAGAAGAAATCTTTGTTGGCAAAACTAG
- the LOC132050891 gene encoding uncharacterized protein LOC132050891, whose protein sequence is MAEKYSIGLLGVMDHLWFHQIILFSETHSVSFPKNLEKTLPIQDSLTCSPKNQYQELSSVESESTLLQDVCEKQEAIEKERPTRFNLVATRKSRSHSSSPATDKRYSRTDRYLKDSGSIVLEKTMSCRTLGELELEEVKGFMDLGFVFRKEHISKRMISVIPGLQRLEEVVMSEDEEKICEDSKANSVKGIVAEEEEDNKREIARPYLSEAWLIKRPDSPLLNLRIPRISAGADMKKHLRYWAKTVATVVLQES, encoded by the exons ATGGCAGAAAAATATAGTATAGGTTTGTTAGGTGTCATGGATCATTTGTGGTTTCACCAAATTATTCTCTTTTCAGAAACCCATTCTGTTTCATTTCctaaaaatcttgaaaaaacCCTGCCTATTCAAGACTCTCTGACATGTTCTCCTAAAAACCAATATCAAGAATTGTCATCAGTTGAATCAGAAAGCACTCTTCTACAG GATGTTTGTGAAAAACAAGAAGCCATTGAGAAGGAAAGACCAACAAGATTTAATCTTGTAGCAACCAGAAAAAGCAGGTCTCATTCATCATCACCTGCCACTGATAAAAGATATTCAAGAACTGACAGATACTTGAAGGATTCAGGAAGCATAGTACTAGAAAAAACTATGAGTTGCAGGACCCTAGGCGAACTCGAGCTTGAAGAAGTAAAAGGTTTCATGGATTTAGGCTTCGTATTTCGCAAAGAACATATAAGCAAGAGAATGATAAGTGTAATTCCTGGTTTACAAAGACTTGAGGAAGTAGTAATGTCcgaagatgaagaaaaaatttGTGAAGATTCAAAAGCAAATAGTGTTAAAGGTATTGTAgcagaagaggaagaagacaaTAAAAGGGAAATTGCGCGGCCATATTTATCCGAGGCATGGCTTATTAAAAGGCCTGATTCACCATTGTTAAATTTGAGAATACCAAGAATTTCTGCTGGTGCTGATATGAAGAAACATTTGAGATATTGGGCTAAAACAGTTGCCACTGTGGTTCTACAAGAATCATAA